Proteins from one Chloroflexota bacterium genomic window:
- a CDS encoding O-methyltransferase produces the protein MDKQLAALLRELEIFGEANDAQTTDRTRRMLNITPDTGEFLLLLVRALQVKRALEIGTSNGYSTLWLAHAVEPFDGRVTTLEQSAFKIEMARANFERAGLAARIDLRVGDASGFLRQTVDVFDLIFLDSSRRQYVGWWRDLQRILAPGGLLVADNAVSHASELADFVRLVRATPGYLISLVPVGNGEFLALKEAGRTMSDKTIAQKASP, from the coding sequence ATGGACAAACAACTCGCGGCGCTCTTGCGCGAACTCGAAATTTTCGGCGAGGCGAACGACGCGCAGACGACCGATCGCACGCGACGAATGTTGAACATCACGCCGGACACCGGCGAATTTTTATTGTTGCTCGTTCGCGCGCTGCAAGTGAAACGCGCGCTCGAAATCGGTACGTCGAATGGCTACTCGACATTGTGGCTCGCGCACGCCGTCGAGCCGTTCGATGGGCGCGTGACGACGCTCGAACAATCCGCGTTCAAGATCGAGATGGCGCGCGCGAATTTCGAACGCGCCGGACTTGCCGCGCGCATTGACCTGCGCGTCGGCGATGCCAGCGGTTTTTTGCGACAAACTGTGGATGTGTTCGATTTGATTTTCTTGGATTCATCACGCAGACAGTACGTCGGCTGGTGGCGCGATCTGCAACGCATCCTCGCGCCCGGCGGATTGCTCGTCGCAGACAACGCCGTGTCGCACGCGAGTGAGCTGGCGGATTTCGTGCGCCTTGTGCGCGCAACGCCGGGCTATCTCATTTCGCTTGTGCCAGTCGGCAATGGCGAGTTTCTCGCGTTGAAAGAAGCGGGGCGAACGATGTCGGATAAAACAATCGCGCAAAAGGCGTCGCCATGA
- a CDS encoding 3-isopropylmalate dehydratase large subunit yields the protein MGKTFAEKALARAAGLREVVAGQIVDAVPDVVLSHDNTAAIWKIFRALGVERVKYPERLAITLDHAVPAPTTVHATNHADARKFVEEQGVANFFEVGRGICHQVLSEEAIILPGQLILGADSHTTHYGWMGAFGAGVGRSEVAAIWATGELWLRVPESMKIVIVGELPRGVTSKDLCLRIIGDLGADGGLYASVELHGSTISNMSLESRMVIPNMMAEFGVKNAWLAPDDAVFEWLAQRRANGRWQIANGGQGTSAISHWRSTIRDGALYPDENANYTAMYHYDAATLEPFVACPHRVDNVKSLSQVRGTRVNQAFIGTCTNGRIEDLAAAAEILRGKKIARGTRLLVIPASSQVLSEALTRGYIQTFVDAGGVIGTPGCGPCMGNHMGIPAPGEVTISTANRNFRGRMGTRDSEIYLASPAVVAASAVAGVIADPREV from the coding sequence ATGGGTAAGACGTTTGCGGAAAAGGCGCTCGCGCGCGCGGCGGGATTGCGCGAGGTTGTCGCCGGACAAATCGTGGACGCGGTGCCGGATGTAGTGTTGTCGCACGATAACACCGCGGCAATCTGGAAGATTTTTCGCGCGCTCGGCGTAGAGCGCGTGAAATATCCGGAGCGTCTCGCGATCACGCTTGACCACGCGGTTCCCGCACCGACAACGGTGCACGCGACGAATCACGCGGACGCGCGCAAGTTTGTCGAAGAACAAGGCGTCGCGAATTTCTTTGAGGTTGGACGCGGCATCTGTCACCAGGTCTTGAGCGAAGAGGCGATCATTTTACCGGGACAACTCATTCTCGGGGCGGACTCGCACACGACGCACTATGGTTGGATGGGCGCGTTCGGCGCGGGCGTGGGTCGCAGCGAAGTCGCGGCGATCTGGGCGACAGGCGAGTTGTGGTTGCGCGTGCCCGAGTCTATGAAAATTGTCATCGTCGGCGAACTGCCGCGCGGTGTCACGTCGAAGGATTTGTGTTTACGTATCATCGGCGACCTGGGTGCGGATGGCGGACTGTACGCCTCGGTCGAGCTTCACGGCAGCACGATTTCGAACATGTCGCTCGAATCGCGCATGGTGATTCCAAACATGATGGCGGAGTTTGGAGTCAAGAACGCGTGGCTCGCGCCGGATGACGCGGTGTTTGAGTGGCTTGCACAGCGAAGGGCAAATGGCAGGTGGCAAATAGCAAATGGCGGGCAGGGAACATCTGCCATTAGCCATTGGCGATCTACTATTCGCGATGGTGCGCTTTATCCTGATGAAAACGCGAACTATACAGCAATGTATCACTATGATGCCGCGACACTTGAGCCGTTCGTCGCGTGTCCGCATCGCGTTGACAATGTGAAATCGTTGTCGCAGGTGCGCGGGACGCGGGTGAATCAGGCGTTCATCGGCACATGCACGAATGGGCGCATCGAAGACCTCGCGGCGGCGGCGGAGATTTTGCGCGGCAAGAAAATCGCGCGCGGTACGCGCTTGCTCGTCATTCCGGCATCGTCCCAGGTTTTGAGCGAGGCGTTGACGCGCGGCTATATTCAAACATTCGTGGATGCGGGCGGCGTGATCGGCACGCCAGGATGCGGACCGTGCATGGGCAATCACATGGGCATTCCCGCGCCGGGCGAAGTGACGATCTCGACCGCGAACCGGAATTTTCGCGGACGGATGGGCACGCGCGATTCGGAAATCTATCTCGCGAGTCCGGCGGTCGTTGCCGCGAGCGCGGTGGCGGGCGTGATTGCGGATCCGCGCGAGGTGTGA
- the lysS gene encoding homocitrate synthase: MSLESFNIIESTLREGEQFVGANFTTEDKLKIADALDEFGVEYIELTSPAASPQSMEDAKLIARRGLKSKVLTHVRCHIDDAKLALDTGVQGIDLVIGTSSYLRQFSHGMAMQQVIDRAVEVLAWLRAQAPNLELRFSTEDSFRSEESDLFRVYLAVDQVGVDRFGIADTVGIATPMRVYQLVSGLRRLVKAGIEFHGHNDSGCAIANAMTALEAGATHIDTSVLGIGERNGIAPLGGFIARMYANNRDIVKKKYKLKKLRKIDEMIAKMVGIGIPFNNYITGVTAFTHKAGIHAKAILNQPETYEILNPKDFGLTRYISIAHKLTGWNAIKDRAEQLGVTLSDDQIKEVTAHVKALADEKRLDLTDVDELLMRWADGAGVTVETAGK; encoded by the coding sequence ATGTCACTAGAATCTTTTAATATCATCGAGTCCACCTTGCGCGAGGGCGAACAGTTTGTCGGCGCGAATTTCACGACCGAGGATAAACTGAAAATCGCGGACGCGCTGGACGAATTCGGCGTCGAGTACATCGAACTCACGTCGCCCGCGGCATCGCCCCAAAGCATGGAGGATGCCAAGTTGATCGCGCGGCGCGGACTAAAATCCAAAGTCCTCACGCACGTGCGCTGCCACATTGACGATGCGAAACTCGCGCTCGATACCGGCGTGCAAGGGATTGACCTGGTGATCGGCACCTCGTCGTATCTGCGCCAGTTCAGTCACGGCATGGCGATGCAACAAGTGATTGATCGCGCGGTCGAAGTGCTCGCGTGGTTGCGCGCCCAAGCGCCGAATCTCGAATTGCGCTTCAGCACCGAAGATTCGTTTCGCAGCGAAGAATCCGATTTGTTCCGCGTCTATCTCGCGGTGGATCAGGTCGGCGTGGATCGGTTCGGCATCGCGGATACGGTCGGCATCGCGACGCCGATGCGCGTGTATCAACTCGTTTCCGGTTTGCGGCGACTCGTCAAAGCGGGCATCGAGTTTCACGGGCACAACGATTCCGGTTGCGCGATTGCGAACGCGATGACCGCGCTCGAAGCCGGCGCGACGCACATTGATACGAGCGTCCTGGGTATCGGCGAGCGCAACGGCATCGCGCCGCTCGGCGGATTTATCGCGCGGATGTATGCGAACAATCGCGACATCGTCAAGAAAAAATACAAACTGAAAAAACTCCGCAAGATTGACGAGATGATCGCCAAGATGGTCGGCATCGGTATTCCGTTCAACAATTACATCACCGGCGTGACCGCGTTCACCCACAAAGCTGGCATCCACGCGAAAGCGATTCTGAATCAGCCGGAGACGTACGAGATTTTGAATCCCAAGGATTTCGGTCTCACGCGTTACATCAGCATCGCCCACAAGTTGACCGGTTGGAACGCGATCAAGGATCGCGCCGAGCAGTTGGGCGTGACGCTGAGCGACGATCAAATCAAAGAAGTGACCGCACACGTCAAGGCGCTCGCCGATGAAAAGCGCTTGGACTTGACCGATGTGGACGAGTTGTTGATGCGTTGGGCGGACGGCGCGGGGGTGACGGTCGAGACAGCGGGAAAATGA
- the lysX gene encoding lysine biosynthesis protein LysX: MKLAILYSRARAEEKLLFDALDARGIAYDRIDDRDVVFDLDDPGKWREYAVVLERCVNHSRALNALMILNNWGIPTINSEHTARVCGDKLVTSAALVRDGVPTTRVKVAFTPESAIRAIEEFGYPVVLKPAVGSWGRLLSKVNDREAAEAILEHKETLGSYHHSIFYIQEYIKKPGRDIRAFVVGDETIAAIYRNSEHWITNTARGGQAANCPVTPELNKICVGAAKAVGGGIVGVDLLEDPERGLLVNEVNYTIEFRNSSAPTGVSIPDRILDYVLAVARGEIKVI, from the coding sequence ATGAAACTAGCCATTCTTTATTCCCGCGCGCGCGCGGAAGAAAAATTATTGTTCGATGCGCTCGACGCGCGCGGCATTGCGTATGACCGCATTGACGACCGCGATGTGGTGTTCGACCTGGACGATCCCGGCAAATGGCGCGAGTACGCGGTGGTGCTCGAACGTTGCGTCAATCACTCGCGCGCATTGAACGCGCTGATGATTCTGAATAATTGGGGCATCCCGACGATCAACTCCGAGCATACCGCGCGGGTGTGCGGCGACAAACTCGTTACCTCTGCCGCGCTCGTGCGCGATGGTGTGCCGACGACGCGCGTCAAAGTCGCGTTCACGCCGGAATCTGCGATTCGCGCGATTGAAGAGTTCGGTTATCCGGTCGTACTCAAGCCCGCCGTCGGTTCGTGGGGACGATTGCTTTCCAAGGTCAACGACCGCGAAGCCGCCGAGGCGATTCTCGAACACAAGGAAACGCTTGGCTCGTACCACCACTCGATTTTCTACATTCAAGAGTACATCAAAAAGCCGGGGCGCGACATTCGCGCGTTCGTGGTCGGCGATGAAACGATTGCCGCGATTTATCGCAACTCGGAGCACTGGATCACGAACACCGCGCGCGGCGGTCAAGCGGCGAATTGTCCGGTGACGCCGGAACTGAACAAGATTTGTGTCGGCGCGGCGAAGGCGGTCGGCGGGGGCATTGTCGGCGTGGATTTGCTCGAAGACCCGGAGCGTGGTTTGCTCGTGAACGAAGTCAATTACACCATCGAATTTCGAAACAGCAGCGCGCCGACCGGCGTGAGCATTCCCGACCGCATTCTCGATTACGTGCTCGCGGTTGCGCGCGGCGAAATCAAAGTAATTTAG
- the lysW gene encoding lysine biosynthesis protein LysW, which translates to MTANCPECEAEITLDKPLRGEIIVCPDCGAELEVTSENPLALDLAPEEEEDWGE; encoded by the coding sequence ATGACTGCGAACTGCCCAGAGTGCGAAGCCGAAATCACGCTCGACAAACCGTTGCGCGGCGAAATCATCGTCTGCCCGGATTGCGGCGCGGAACTCGAAGTGACGAGCGAGAACCCGCTCGCGCTCGACCTCGCGCCGGAAGAAGAAGAAGATTGGGGAGAATAA
- the hisE gene encoding phosphoribosyl-ATP diphosphatase translates to MSDVLDALYATIESRKTNAPAGSYTAQLFATGENEIVKKIGEEAIEVIVAAKGQGDERIVSEVADLMYHTFVLLASRGIAWRAVEDELARRHQPRE, encoded by the coding sequence ATGAGTGATGTGCTTGACGCACTGTACGCCACAATCGAATCGCGCAAGACGAACGCGCCGGCGGGATCGTACACCGCGCAATTATTCGCGACGGGCGAAAATGAAATCGTCAAGAAAATCGGCGAGGAAGCGATTGAGGTGATCGTCGCGGCGAAAGGACAGGGTGATGAACGAATCGTTTCCGAGGTGGCTGACTTGATGTACCACACCTTTGTCTTGCTCGCGTCGCGCGGAATCGCGTGGCGCGCGGTCGAGGACGAACTCGCGCGACGACACCAGCCGCGTGAATGA
- the hisI gene encoding phosphoribosyl-AMP cyclohydrolase: MSDEINWDANGLVPAIVQDIQTKQVLMLAYMNAASLAQTLTTGNATFWSRRRKSLWLKGETSGNIQRVREIKYDCDGDAILLLVDPAGPACHTGEVSCFYRSLGTVERMKARFAG; the protein is encoded by the coding sequence ATGAGCGACGAAATCAATTGGGACGCGAACGGGTTGGTGCCCGCCATCGTGCAAGACATCCAGACCAAGCAAGTGCTGATGCTCGCGTACATGAATGCCGCGTCGTTGGCGCAAACGCTCACAACCGGCAACGCGACGTTTTGGAGTCGGCGGCGTAAATCATTGTGGCTGAAAGGCGAAACGTCCGGCAACATCCAACGCGTGCGCGAAATCAAGTACGACTGCGACGGCGACGCGATTCTCCTGCTCGTTGACCCGGCGGGTCCGGCGTGTCACACCGGCGAGGTGAGTTGTTTTTATCGAAGTCTGGGGACGGTCGAAAGGATGAAGGCACGCTTCGCGGGATGA
- the hisF gene encoding imidazole glycerol phosphate synthase subunit HisF, with the protein MLAKRIIPCLDVKDGRVVKGVNFVQLRDAGDPVEQARIYDAAGADELTFLDITASHERRDILLDVVRAVADQVFIPFAVGGGVRTVEDFRAILLAGVDKVAVNTAAVENPSVITEAAERFGSQCVVVAIDAKRRRTEDGGRTTSTSPLSWQVFTHGGRTPTGIDAIEWAREMERRGAGEILLTSMDRDGTKDGYDLELTRAIADTVSIPVIASGGAGRIEHFADGIIKGHADAVLAASLFHFGELTIGQVKDYLASRGVPVRR; encoded by the coding sequence ATGCTAGCCAAAAGAATTATCCCTTGCCTTGACGTTAAAGACGGGCGTGTCGTCAAAGGCGTGAACTTTGTGCAATTGCGCGATGCCGGCGATCCGGTCGAGCAAGCGCGAATTTACGACGCCGCTGGCGCAGACGAACTTACGTTCCTCGACATCACCGCGTCGCACGAACGGCGCGATATTTTGCTCGATGTCGTGCGCGCGGTCGCCGACCAGGTGTTCATTCCGTTCGCGGTTGGCGGCGGTGTACGCACGGTCGAAGATTTCCGCGCGATTCTGCTTGCGGGCGTGGACAAGGTCGCGGTGAACACCGCGGCAGTCGAGAATCCATCGGTGATTACTGAAGCGGCAGAGCGATTCGGGTCGCAGTGTGTCGTCGTGGCGATTGATGCAAAAAGACGAAGGACGGAGGACGGAGGACGGACGACATCAACCTCCCCACTGTCTTGGCAAGTTTTCACGCACGGTGGTCGCACGCCGACTGGCATTGACGCGATTGAATGGGCGCGTGAAATGGAGCGGCGCGGCGCGGGCGAAATCTTGCTGACGAGCATGGATCGCGATGGCACGAAAGATGGATACGACCTCGAACTGACGCGCGCGATTGCGGACACGGTTTCGATTCCGGTGATCGCGTCCGGCGGCGCGGGGCGTATCGAACATTTTGCCGATGGCATCATCAAAGGTCACGCGGACGCGGTGCTCGCGGCGAGTCTGTTTCATTTTGGCGAGCTGACGATTGGTCAGGTGAAGGATTATCTTGCGTCACGGGGAGTGCCGGTAAGAAGGTAA
- a CDS encoding four helix bundle protein has product MSGLPHAQNYCELVVYQKARALQKEIFLLSRVFPRDDQFSLVDQIRRSSRSIGANLAEAWGMRRYEKHFASKLTDADGEQYETQHWIGTAVDCEYLSREKANPYMEKCEEIGRLLGGTMDKADLFCGELPKTLCESATDYFAGSSAIPSPIKN; this is encoded by the coding sequence ATGAGCGGTTTGCCGCATGCGCAAAATTATTGTGAGTTGGTGGTGTATCAAAAGGCGCGGGCGTTGCAAAAAGAAATCTTTTTGTTGTCGCGAGTATTTCCGAGGGATGACCAGTTTTCGTTGGTTGATCAGATTCGACGTTCTTCGCGTTCGATTGGCGCAAACCTCGCCGAAGCGTGGGGCATGCGGCGATACGAGAAGCATTTTGCGAGCAAACTGACTGATGCCGATGGCGAACAGTACGAGACGCAACATTGGATCGGCACTGCCGTGGACTGTGAATATCTGAGCCGTGAGAAAGCGAATCCGTACATGGAAAAATGCGAAGAGATTGGACGCTTGCTTGGTGGAACGATGGATAAGGCGGATCTCTTCTGTGGCGAATTGCCGAAAACTCTGTGCGAGTCCGCCACCGATTATTTTGCTGGTTCAAGTGCAATACCTTCGCCAATCAAAAACTGA
- the hisA gene encoding 1-(5-phosphoribosyl)-5-[(5-phosphoribosylamino)methylideneamino]imidazole-4-carboxamide isomerase, with translation MIIFPAIDLRNGRVVRLQQGRAEAETKYSDDPASVAVRWQDEGAHWLHVVNLDGAFGEHTGANLRALEKILATVEIPVQFGGGLRDLASIQAAFDRGVSRVVIGTAAIENPALVSEILNRFGSETIAVGIDARDGMVATRGWVEKSKVSAIELAREMRERGIERIIYTDIARDGMLQGVNAEATAQLARACGLAVIASGGVASVRDVESLRAFPEIEGVIIGQALYTGAVSLNQVLEIVNSAQ, from the coding sequence ATGATCATTTTTCCAGCGATTGATTTGCGAAATGGTCGCGTCGTGCGATTGCAGCAAGGACGCGCGGAGGCGGAAACAAAATACAGCGATGACCCAGCATCGGTTGCCGTGCGTTGGCAAGACGAAGGCGCGCACTGGTTGCACGTTGTCAATCTCGACGGCGCGTTCGGCGAACACACCGGCGCGAACCTGCGCGCGCTCGAAAAAATTCTCGCAACGGTGGAAATTCCGGTGCAGTTCGGTGGCGGACTGCGCGACCTTGCAAGCATTCAAGCGGCGTTCGATCGGGGTGTGTCGCGCGTTGTGATCGGTACAGCGGCAATCGAGAATCCCGCGCTCGTGTCGGAGATTCTGAATCGCTTTGGCTCAGAAACGATTGCCGTTGGCATTGACGCGCGCGATGGTATGGTCGCGACGCGCGGCTGGGTCGAAAAATCGAAAGTCAGCGCGATTGAGTTGGCGCGCGAGATGCGCGAACGCGGCATCGAACGCATTATCTACACCGACATCGCGCGCGATGGAATGTTGCAAGGCGTGAACGCGGAGGCAACCGCGCAACTCGCGCGCGCATGCGGGCTGGCGGTCATCGCATCAGGCGGCGTGGCGAGCGTGCGCGATGTCGAATCGTTGCGCGCATTCCCGGAAATCGAAGGCGTGATTATTGGGCAGGCGCTGTACACGGGCGCGGTGTCGTTGAACCAGGTGCTCGAAATAGTGAACAGTGCGCAGTGA
- the hisH gene encoding imidazole glycerol phosphate synthase subunit HisH, whose translation MIAIIDYGMGNLRSALRGIEKVGGAARIVQSPREMIGARAIVLPGDGAFGQAMINLRDAGWIAPLKQACADGVPFLGICVGMQLLFETSEEMGQHEGLGIFGGAVKRFPNGLKIPQMGWNQLQIRQSNPLLRDVPDGGYTYFVHSYYCAPSDPSITLATTDYRVDFASIVGRGNVWGTQFHPEKSQTVGLKILENFVGIVNRDV comes from the coding sequence ATGATTGCGATTATTGATTATGGTATGGGGAATCTTCGGAGCGCGTTGCGCGGGATCGAAAAGGTCGGCGGCGCGGCGCGTATCGTCCAGTCGCCGCGTGAGATGATCGGCGCGCGCGCGATTGTGCTTCCCGGCGACGGCGCGTTCGGTCAAGCGATGATCAACTTGCGCGACGCGGGCTGGATTGCGCCGTTGAAACAAGCGTGCGCGGACGGCGTGCCGTTCCTGGGAATTTGTGTCGGAATGCAATTGTTGTTCGAGACGAGCGAAGAGATGGGACAGCACGAAGGGTTAGGAATTTTCGGCGGCGCGGTGAAACGGTTTCCGAACGGTCTCAAGATTCCGCAGATGGGTTGGAATCAATTGCAAATTCGTCAATCCAATCCGTTGTTGCGCGATGTGCCCGATGGCGGATACACCTATTTCGTTCACTCGTACTATTGCGCGCCGAGCGATCCCAGCATCACGCTTGCGACAACCGATTACAGAGTTGATTTCGCCTCCATCGTCGGACGCGGCAACGTGTGGGGCACGCAGTTTCATCCGGAGAAAAGCCAGACCGTTGGGCTAAAGATTCTGGAAAACTTTGTGGGAATCGTGAATCGTGATGTGTGA
- the hisB gene encoding imidazoleglycerol-phosphate dehydratase HisB, which yields MSNDRTATVTRKTKETDIAITLNLDGTGNADIATGVPMLDHLLAHVAVHGLFDLQVRATGDLQIDAHHTTEDIAIVLGDALARALGDKRGIVRMGHAYVPMDEALAFVAIDLSGRAYAVMDAEFATPMIGALPTSLIAHFLESLATNARMNLHAKVLYGRDDHHKAEALFKALGRALAMAAAFDARRVGIASTKGVL from the coding sequence ATGTCGAATGATCGAACTGCGACCGTCACGCGCAAAACGAAAGAGACCGATATTGCCATCACGTTGAATCTCGATGGCACGGGCAACGCGGACATTGCGACCGGCGTGCCAATGCTCGATCACCTTCTCGCGCACGTCGCGGTGCACGGCTTGTTCGATTTGCAAGTGCGCGCGACCGGCGATTTGCAAATTGACGCGCATCACACGACCGAGGACATCGCAATTGTGCTGGGCGATGCGCTCGCGCGCGCGCTCGGTGACAAGCGCGGCATCGTGCGGATGGGTCACGCGTACGTACCGATGGACGAAGCGCTCGCGTTCGTCGCGATTGATCTGAGCGGGCGCGCGTACGCCGTGATGGACGCCGAGTTTGCGACGCCGATGATCGGCGCATTGCCAACGAGTTTGATCGCGCATTTTCTCGAATCGCTTGCGACGAACGCGCGGATGAATTTGCATGCGAAAGTTTTGTACGGACGTGACGATCACCACAAAGCCGAAGCACTGTTCAAAGCACTCGGTCGCGCGCTCGCGATGGCGGCAGCGTTCGATGCGCGGCGCGTTGGCATTGCCTCGACAAAAGGGGTTTTATAG